The region AGCTCTTCCGGAGGTCCGTGCAGCCACATGCCAGATAGACTGTAGTACTTCCGTAAAAATCAAGCATAGTTCTTTAAGGCCTGAAGCAGGGCAGTCAACAGTCTGGCTGGACAGTCCGCAGCAACTTCAATCCGGATATTTTCCGGGAGACAGAGCATCACAGGAGGTTTTCCTGTATCTGCTGTACTGAAATGGAGTTCATGTTCCGAAGGGAGCTTTGCAAACACCGGATCAGAAGCACTTTCTGTCTCAGCTGCTTCTGACTGGAGCTTTCGGATCCAGTAACCCAGTGTAGACTGTGGGATTCCATTCTGCTGACACCATTCTTTGCGGGATAAACCGCTTTCCTGAAAAGCATGGAACCGGTCTGCCCAAAGGTCAGCCTTTGAGGTTACATTGTCATTCGTATTTATTGGTATCACCTCCATCATTTGAACTTATCTTATCAAATGTGGATGGAAATTTGCAGATACTGATTATTACCTACTTACCACGATTCTGCCCGGAAGCTTTCTTCCCATGGCTGATGTAGCTGTCATAAAGCCCAGGTACGGGCCTCCGAAGCAGAGAGGCATGCCCAGGGGCTGGCCGTCTCCAACCGCGATGTCCGCACCGCATTCCGCCGGTGTGGGCAGAAGATCCAGGGAGATGGGGTTGCAGCCCATGATATATTTGGCTCCCTTTTCATGGGTGATTTCTCCCAACAGGCCGCATTCCTCCAGATTACCATAGTAGTTAGGCTGCTGCACAT is a window of Enterocloster clostridioformis DNA encoding:
- the tnpA gene encoding IS66 family insertion sequence element accessory protein TnpA gives rise to the protein MMEVIPINTNDNVTSKADLWADRFHAFQESGLSRKEWCQQNGIPQSTLGYWIRKLQSEAAETESASDPVFAKLPSEHELHFSTADTGKPPVMLCLPENIRIEVAADCPARLLTALLQALKNYA